DNA sequence from the Arthrobacter jinronghuae genome:
CAGCTCCGCCGGTGCGTCCGTCCACTTGTTGATCTCCTCGCGCGGCACCACCAGGGTGTGGCCGTCGCTGAGCGGACCAATGCTCAGGAACGCGACGACGTCGTCGTCCTTCCAGACGAAATGTCCGGGAATCTCGCCGTTGATGATCCGGGTAAAGAGTGTAGGCATGGGTGCTCCTTCAGGTTGTTCCTTGGGCGCGGCGGAGGGCAGGGGTGCCCGCAGCGGCGGAGGAACGGGTCGGCCGGTAAACATGCTTCGACGCTACCCCTTTTCCGGCGGGTTTTCGGGCCGGCCCGGATCGGCGCCGACGGCAGCCGGCGTACCGGGCGTGTTGGACCACTGCGACCAGGAGCCCGGGTAGAGCGCCGCAGTGATGCCGGCCAGCGCCAGTGCGGCGACCTCATGGGAGGCGAAGATACCCGAACCGCAGTACGCGGCAACGGGCCGGTCCGGCCGCACGCCGAGGGCCTCGAAGGCGCGGCCCAGTTCTTCAGGTGCCCGGAAGCTGCCGTCCGGGGTGAGGTTGTCCGTGGAGGGCCGGTTGACTGCTCCCGGGATATGTCCGGCCCGGGGATCCACCGGTTCGGACTCTCCGCGGTAGCGCTCCGGTGCACGGGCGTCGATGAGTGTTCCGTCGGCTGCCACCCGGGCGGCATCCGCCGTCCCGATCACCGGCATGTGCCCCCAGGACAGGTGCACCGTCCCGGGCTCCGGCTGCACCGGACCGCTTTCCAGCGGCAGTCCTGCCCCGCGCCAGGCCGCGAGGCCGCCGTCGAGCAGGAACACGTCCTCCTCGCCGGCGTGCCGCAGCAGCCACCAGGCGCGGGCGGCGGACGTGCCCGCGGCGTCGTCGTACACCACCACCGTGTCCCCGTCGTTCAGGCCCCAGCGGCGGGCGGCCTCGGTGAAGGCGGCGGGATCCGGCAGCGGATGCCTCCCCTCCCCGGGGACGGCGGGGGCCGAAAGTTCGGTGTCCATATCCACGTACACCGCACCGGGCAGATGTTCGTGCAGGTACTTTTCCCTGCCGTCGGCGGCGCCCAGGACCCAGCGCACATCCAGCAGCACGGGCGGGCGCTCCGCTCCGAGGCGTTCGTGCAGCTGCTGCGGGGAGATCAGGACCTCCATTACAGGTCCACGGTTTCCCCGGCGTCCAGGTGCCGGAACTCGGTGCCGTAAACCTTGCCGAACCGGGTCACGTGCCCCTCGACCATCCCCAGTCCCCGCTCGTTCAGGAGCCCCTCGTGGATGGGGTAGGCCCGCTCCGCACCGGTGGCAATGACGAAGTCGATGACCTCCCCCGCCTTGGACCAGGGTGCATGGACCGGCACCAGCACGGTCCGCGGCCGCAGCCCGTTGGGGACCACGAACGAATCCCCCGGGTGGTAGACCCGGCCCTCCACGAGGTAGCCGATGTTGGCCACCAGGGGAATCAGCGGATGGATCAGGGCGTGCTGGCCGCCGAAGGACTGGATGCCGAAACCCGCAACCGTGAAGCTGGTGTTGGGCTCGACGTCGTGGATGCGGCCGGCCACCTCCGGTCCGGCTTCCTCGCGAAGGAGTGCAGCAAGACCCGCCGGGGCGTGGAGCTCCAGCGACGGCTGCTCCTGCATCGCGGCAAGCACCCGCGGGCGGTCCAGATGGTCTGCGTGCTCGTGGGTCACCAGGATGGCATCGGCATCCTTCAGCGCCGTTTCAACTTCGGAGAAGGTGCCGGGATCCAGCACCAGGACGTGCCCGCCCTGCTCGAAGCGGACACAGGAGTGCGTGAACTTCGTCATTTTCATAGCGCCACCCTACTCCGGGGCCGTCCGGCCGTGCAGGACGGGCGTACCGTGCTGCTGATAATCTTAGGGTTCTATCCATCCCTGCGGCCCCGGCGCCGCCCGCCTGCCGTCCCACCCGCTGGAGGAACATCCGTGTCATCCGAGACATCCCGGACGTCCAAACGCGCACCGGAGCAGCGGGTAACCCGCCAGCGGCTGGCAGTAGGCCGCGCCCTGGACGAACTCAATGACTTCGTCAGCACCCAGGAACTTTTCCGGCTGCTGCGGGAGCGCGGCGAGCGGATCTCCCTGGCTACCGCCTACCGGGTCCTGCAGTCCATGGCGGACGAGAACCTCGTGGACGTGCTGCGGGGCGGCGACGGCGAGGCGCTGTACCGGCGGTGCGCCGTCGAGCACCACCACCATCACCTGGTCTGCCGCGAATGCGGCAAGGCAGTGGAGGTGGAGGCACCCGCGGTGGAGAGCTGGGCTGCGGCCCTGGGCGCCAAGTACGGCTTCACCGAAGTGGCGCACACCGTTGAGGTTTTCGGCCTGTGCCCGGAGTGCAGCGCCCGTAAAGGCTAGGCGGCGGCCGTAGCCGTGTTTGCGCTGAGCTCCCGGCGCCGGTGTCCGCCGCGCATGCGCCGGATAACCCGGCAGACCAGGTAGATCGCGAAGGACACCGTGGTGACGTACGGGCTGATCGGAATCCGGCCGCCCAGCGCCAGCAGGATGCCGCCGACCGAGGAGGCCAGGGCGAAGAGCACGCTCAGGAACACCACCAGCCGCGGCGAGGACGTCACGAGCAGGGCTGCTGCAGCCGGAGTAATCAGCAGGGAAAGCACCAGCAGGGCCCCCACCACCTGGATGGACAGGGCGACGGACAGGCCCAGCAGGAACATAAAAACAATCGACAACGTCCGCACCGGCACGCCGCGGGCCTCTGCGAGGTCCGGGTCCGCACTGGCGAACGTCAGGGGGCGCCAGATGAACAGCAGTGCGGCGACGACGACGGCGGCAACCCCTGCCAGCAGGTTCAGCTGCACGGTATCCACCGCGACGATCTGGCCGGTCAGCAGACCGAACTTGTTGGCTGAGCGGCCTTCATAGAGGCCCAGGAACAGGATGCCCAAACCGAGCCCGAAGGGCATGATGACGCCGATGATCGAGTTCCGGTCGCGGGCCCGCAAGCCCATGACGGCCAGCAGGACGGCCGCCGCCACCGACCCGGCCAGCGAACCGACCACCACGTTCACGCCGATCAGCAGGGCAAAGGACGCCCCGGCAAAGGAGAGCTCGGCAATGCCGTGCACGGCGAAGGCCAGGTCACGCATCAGGACGAAGGTGCCGATCAGCCCGCCGACCAGGCCAAGGATTGCAGCGGCCCAGATGGAATTGCTCACCAGCGGAAGCAGCTCGCCGTAATCGCTGAAATCAAAAACCGCATCGAAGAAACTACGCAGGTCCAAGGTCGCCCTCGCTTTCTCCGTGGTGGTGGGTGGTGGCGTCCGGGATGCCCAGGACCACTATCCGGCCGTGGCTGCGCAGGACTTCGACGCGGCTGCCGTACATTTCCGAGAGCACGTCGCTGCGCAGGACTTCGGCGGGGGTGCCGGTGCGGAACTGTCCGCCGGCCAGGTACAGCACGCGGTCCACGTACTCGATAACGGGATTGATTTCGTGGGTCACGAAGACGACGGCGGCGCCGTCGTCGTGGCAGCGCCGTTCGATCAGGGAGCTGATGGCCTGCTGGTGGTGCAGGTCCAGGGAGAGCAGCGGCTCGTCGCAGAGCAGCAGATCCGGGTTGGTGGCCAGCGCCTGGGCCGCCCGCAGGCGCTGCAGCTCGCCGCCGGAGAGACGCCCCACGGGTTCATCCGCGTAGGACGTTGCCCCCACCTGCTCGAGCAGCCGGTCCACGCGGCGGCGCACCGGCTTTCCGCGCAGCCTCAGGCCCCAGCGGTCGCCGTCGACGCCGAGTCCCACCAGGTCCCGTCCGCGCAGCGGGGTGCCGGGGCTGAAGGATTTCTGCTGCGGGATGTAGCCGATGTCCTTGCTCCCCCGCTGCACGTTGCGGCCGTTGATCGTGACGGTGCCCCCGGTGAGCGGCTGCAGTCCCAGCAGGACCTTCAGGAAACTCGTTTTACCTGATCCGTTGGGGCCGAGGACTGCCAGGAATTCACCGGCATTGATGTCCAGGTCAAGGTTCTTCCACAGGGTACGGTCCCCGTAGGACAGGCCTGCGTCCCGCAGTCGCACCACCGGGGAGGGCTGCCCGGAAGCATTCACTGCAGCACGCTTTCCATGTTGGCTGTGTTATCGGCCATCCACTGCAGGTAGTCCTGGCCCTCGGGAAGGGTTTCGGAGAAGTCCACCACGGGAACATCAGCGTCCACCGCGGCCTGGCGCACCGCTTCCGTCTGGGAGGTGGAGGTCTGCTCGTTGTAGCCCAGGAAGGCAATGGAGCCGCCCGTCACCAGGTCCTGCATTTCCTTCAGTACGTGCGGCGGAACATCCGAGCCTTCCTCGACGGCCTCCGTGAAGTCCGAGGGGGTGGCGTTGTGCAGTCCGGCCGCTTCCACGAGGTAGTCCGGCACCGGTTCGGTCAGGGCGACGTCGCGTCCGCCGGCGGTTTCCCGAAGCGCGGCCAGGGAGGCGTCGATGTCCGCAATGCCGGCATTGAAGTCCGCGGCGTTGCTGCGGAACGTGTCGGCGGCCCCGGCATCCAGCTCGCCGAGGCGTTCCGCGGCGGCGTCGGCAAGCCGGCCCATGGCCTCGGGGCTGTACCAGACGTGTTCGTTGAAGGAGCCGTGGTTATGGCCGTGGTGGTCTTCACCGGCATCGTGGCCCTCTTCATCTTCCGCGGAGTCGGAGTCCTCGAGACCGGAGATCTCGACGGCATTGAGGATGTTCTCTGCGGGGATGCCTTCGTCTGCGGCGAGCTTCTCCAGGAAGGTGTCATAACCGCCGCCGTTGAGCACCACAAGGTCCGCCTTGGAGACCGCGAGCCGGTCCCGCGCTGAGGCCTCGTAGGAGTGCGGGTCCTGGCTGGGCCGGTCAATCAGTGCGGTCACGTCGACGTTGTCGCCGCCGATCCCGGCAAGGATGTTGCCGTAGACATTGGTGGACGCCACCACGCGAACGACGCCGTCGCTGCCGCCGGCTTCACCGCCGTCTCCCCCGTCGGTGCCGCTGCAGCCCGCAAGCGCGAGTGCGGCGGCTGCAAAGACGGTTCCGGCCAGGCGGACGGGAAAGCGGCGCATAAGGTTTGATATCCCTGGGTAGGCGGTTCATGGCGGCGACAATAGGCCCCGGCACCGCCGAAGCTTTTTCAGCATAACCTAAACGCGAATCATTCGCATCTAGGGGTTAGAGGCTTTCTCCGGTCCGGCGGATGCCCTGCGCCTGGGTGGCATCCCTGATCTCACCGACCAGCTGTTCAATGATGTCTTCCAGGAACAATACGCCGCGGGTGGTTCCGTCCGGACCCAGCACGCGGGCCAGGTGGGAGCCGGTCCGCTGCATCACTGCCAGGGCGTCCTCGATTTCGTCATCCAGGCGGAGGTTGGCAAGCGTGCGGACCTTGTTCTCCGTGATCGGCCGTTCATAGGCCTCCAGCGGGATGGACATAACGTCCTTCAGGTGCATGTACCCCGTGAGGTTCCCGGCGTCGTCCACCAGGACGAAACGGGAGAAGCCGGTGCGGCCCACTGCACGCTCGAATTCCGCCGGAGTGGAGTCCGTGCCCAGGCTCACCAGTTCCTCCAGCGGCACCATCACCGTCCCCGCGGTCTGTCCGGAGAACTCGAGGGCACCGGAGATCAGGCCGGAATCGTCGGCCACGGTCCCGTGCTTCGTGGATTCCTCCACGATGGACTGCATCTCCTCCAGTGTGAAGGCCGAGGCGACCTCGTCCTTGGGGGTAATCCCCATGAGGCGCAGTGCGTGGTTGGCCATCCAGTTGAGCGTGCCGATGATCGGGCGGACCAGGCGGGAAATGAAGACCAGCGGCGGCGCGAGCAGCAGCACTGCACGGTCCGCCACGGACACCGAGATGTTCTTCGGAACCATTTCGCCGATGGTTACGTGCAGGAAGGTCACCAGCAGCAACGCCACCAGGAACCCGGCTCCGTCAGCTATTTCGACTGGAAGACCCACGGCCTTCAGCGGCACCGAAAGCAGGTGGTGGATAGCCGGCTCGGCCACTGAGAGGATAAGCAGGGAGCAGACCGTAATACCCAGCTGCGCACACGCGAGCATCAGGGAAACGTGCTCCATGGCCCACAGGGTGGTCTTGGCCCGCTTCGATCCGGCTTCGGCATGGGGCTCGATCTGGCTGCGCCGCGCGGACATCACCGCAAATTCGCTGCCGACGAAAAACGCATTGCCGAGGAGCAGGACAACCAGCCAGAAGATTCCCGCCAGGTCGCCGCTCATCGGATGCCTTCCCTGCGTGCCTGGCGCTCTGTGCTTCGCCCGGCGTTGTCCTCGTCTTGGATGTGTTCGGCCTGGCCGGAACCGGCCCCTTCCTCGGCGGGGATGAAGCTGACGCGGTCAATGCGCCGCCCGTCCATCCGTTCCACCTCGAGCACGCCGCCGGGTACCTCTACGCGGTCCCCTGCCTCGGCAATGCGGCCGAGCTCGGCCATGATGTAGCCGCCCACGGTTTCGTAGCCTGCTTCGTCCGGCATCCGCAGCAGCGGAACCAGGGCGCTGACCTCGTCGGGGCGCATGATGCCCGGGAAGTACCAGGCACCGGACGCGCTTTGCAGCACGCCGGGCTTGGCCTTGTCATGCTCGTCGGAAACTTCGCCGACGATCTCTTCCACCAGGTCCTCCAGGGTGGCGACGCCGGCGGTTCCGCCGTATTCGTCCAGGACGACGGCGAGCTGCAGGTTGGCGTTGCGGAGTTCGGAAAGCAGTGAGTCCAGGTGCACCGTTTCCGGCACCCGGAGGATCTCGCTCATGATCGCGGCCGCCGGCAGGGTGGCCCGCCTGCTGCGCGGCACGGCCACGGCCTTCTTGACGTGGACAACACCGCGGATATCGTCCGGTGAATCGCCGAGGACCGGGAAACGGGAGTAGCCCGTGCGCCGCGCGGCCTCGATGACATCGGCCACGGGCTGCTCGGCATCGATCGTTTCGAGCCGGATGCGCGGAGTCATAACATCGGCAGCGGTTCGTCCGGCGAAGGAGAAAGTCCGGGACAGGAAGTCCGCAGTGCCCTTATCCAGGGTGCCCATCTCCGCGGAGCGCCGCGCCATGGAGGACAGTTCGGACGGCGTCCGCGCTCCACTGACCTCTTCCTTGGCCTCAAGGCCAAAGAGGTGGAGGAACTTGTTGGCGAAACCGTTCAACAGGAGCACCGCAGGTTTGAAGACCACGGTGAAGGCCAGCTGCGGCCGTGCCAGTGCCTTACCGATGCGGAACGGCATGGCGATGGACATGTTCTTGGGGATCAGCTCACCCAGCAGCATGGAAAGGAAGGTTGCCAGGATCATCGCCACGGTCACGGACACCGAGTCCACGGCAACGGGCGGCAGGCCAAGCGATGCCAACGGACCCTCCAGCAGGCGCCCGACGGAGGGTTCCATAACAAACCCCGTCAGCAGGGTGGTCATGGTGATGCCCAGCTGGCAGCTGGACAGCTGGGTGGAGAGGGTGGTCAGGCAGCGCAGCAGCGGTTCAGCTGCTTTGTCGCCCTCGTCCACTGCCCGGCGGACGGCAGGCTGGTCCAGTGCCACAAGGGCGAATTCCACGGCGACGAAGAATCCGGTGCCGAGAATCAGCAGGAGGCCAAAGAGGAGGTAAAGCCACTCCATGTCAGCACTCCCCCGCCGTCGGAACAGACGGCCTTAAGGAAGAGGTGTGAAACGCTGCACGAAAACGTTCAGACGGAGGGTGGTCGGCTGCAGCCGGACTGGAAGGCTCCGATGACGAGGCAGGCGGATGCTGGGCCGTGGGTGTGCGGGCATTGCCGGCTCGTGGCGCACCGACTGCGGAAACCGCGGTCCGTGACGCAGGCCGGCGCCTAGAGAAACTGTCCATAGAAAGCCCAGTTTACAGGTTTGGACCGGGGCCGCCACAGCCGCTTCTTCGGGCCGTTCCGGCCGGCCTGCAGCCACCGGCGCTTCATCAAGTGGTGCGGGATTGGCCACATGTTCGACTATGTCACTAGACTGGCATGAAGTCTCGGTCACTGCGCACCGGGCCGCACCAGTACTTGAGGCGGAAGCGTCAGAACATGGTGCCATCAGGGCAAACGGCAACTCATGGAAGAGGCGTATATCTAGTGCCAGACCAATCCAACCACCGCCTGCCGGAGGAATTCGGCGGCAACGAGTGGCTTGTCGATGAACTCTACGAGCAGTATTTGTCGAACAAGGACTCCGTTGACAAAAAGTGGTGGAGCATCTTCGAATCCTTCAAGGCTGAAGACTCCCAGTCCGGCAACGGCTCCAACGGAAACGCAGGTTCCCCGGACGGTTCCCGGCCCGCCACCCGCCAGCTTCCGGTGGTGAAAGCCGAAACCACGGCACCCAATGCACCGAAGGCATCAGGCGAATCGCCCGCTGCAACGCAGCAGTCGGGTAAGCCGCCGGTAGCCAAGGAACCGGCCAAGGCCGAGCCCGCGGCGAAGAGCGAGCCGAAGGCTGAGACCAAGGCTGCGCCGATTCCTGCGCAGCTGCCCAAGACCCAGCCCAGCGATGCCGCTGCCGAAGAGGACAAGGTCACCGTGCTGCGCGGTCCGGCCAAGGCGATTGCCACCAACATGGACCTCAGCCTGAGCGTCCCGACGGCAACCACCGTGCGCGCCATTCCGGCCAAGCTGCTGATTGACAATCGGATTGTCATCAACAGCCACCTGGAACGTGCACGCGGCGGAAAGATTTCCTTCACCCACCTGCTGGGTTACGCCATCATCCGTGCTGCTGCCCAGTTCCCCTCCATGAACGTGTTCTACGACGAGGTGGACGGCAAGCCCGTTGCCGTCCAGCCCGCACACGTTAACTTCGGCCTGGCCATCGACATGCCCAAGCCGGACGGAACCCGTCTGCTGGTGGTGCCGAACATCAAGAAGGCCGAAACACTGAACTTCTCGGAGTTCTGGCACGCCTACGAAGACCTGGTCAAGCGTGCCCGCAGCGGCAAGCTCGGCGCCGATGACTACCGCGGCACCACCATCTCCCTGACCAACCCGGGCGGCATCGGCACCGTGCATTCGGTGCCCCGCCTCTCCAAGGGCCAGGCCGCCATCATTGGTGCCGGTGCCCTTGAGTACCCGGCCGAGTTCCAGGGTGCCAACGAGAAGATCCTGGCCCGCAACGCGATCAGCAAGATCATCACCCTGACCTCCACCTATGACCACCGTGTCATCCAGGGTGCCGGCAGCGGCGAGTTCCTGCGCATCATCCACCAGTTGCTGCTGGGTGAGCAGAACTTCTACGACGAGATCTTCGAATCCCTGCGGATCCCGTACGAGCCCGTCCGTTGGAGCCCGGATATCCAGGTCAACCCGGACGAGCAGATCAACAAGGTTGCCCGCATCCAGCAGCTGATCCACGCCTACCGGGTCCGCGGCCATCTGATGGCGGACACGAACCCGCTGGAGTACGTACAGCGCCGGCATGCCGACCTGGACATCCTGAACCACGGCCTGACGCTGTGGGACCTGGACCGGGAGTGGCCCACGGGCGGCTTCGGCGGCAAGCCGATGCTGAAGCTCCGCAAGATCCTCGGTGTGCTCCGGGACGCTTACTGCCGCACTGCCGGGATCGAATACATGCACATCCAGGATCCCGAGGAGCGCCTCTGGTTCCAGGACCGCCTGGAAACCAAGTACACGAAGCCCACCCGCGAAGAGCAGCTGCGAATCCTCAGCAAGCTCAACGCTGCCGAGGCTTTCGAGACGTTCCTCCAGACGAAGTTCGTTGGACAGAAGCGCTTCTCCCTTGAGGGCGGCGAATCCCTGATTCCGCTGCTGGATGCCGTGATTTCCGGTGCCGCCGACGACGGCCTCGAGGAAGTCGGCATCGGCATGGCCCACCGCGGCCGCCTCAACGTCCTGACGAACATCGCGGGCAAGACCTACGCACAGGTCTTCCGCGAATTCGAAGGCACCCAGGACCCCCGCAGCGTGCAGGGCTCCGGCGACGTGAAGTACCACCTCGGCACCGAGGGAACCTTCACATCGGACAACGGGAAGCAGACCAAGGTCTACCTTGCAGCCAACCCGTCCCACCTCGAAGCCGGAGATTCCGTACTGGAGGGCATTGTCCGCGCCAAGCAGGACCGGCTGGACAAGGGCGACGAGTTCCCCGTGCTGCCGATCCTCGTGCACGGCGACGCCGCCTTCGCAGGCCAGGGCGTGGTGGCGGAAACGCTCAACCTCTCCCAGCTGCGCGGCTACCGCACCGGCGGCACCATCCACGTGGTGGTCAACAACCAGGTGGGCTTCACGACGTCGCCCACGTCCTCGCGTTCCTCGGTCTACTCCACAGATGTCGCGAAGATGGTCCAGGCACCGATCTTCCATGTCAACGGCGATGATCCCGAAGCAGTTGTACGGGTTGGCCAGCTCGCCTACGAGTACCGTCAGCGCTTCCACAAGGATGTCGTCATCGACATGGTCTGCTACCGCCGCCGCGGCCACAACGAAGGCGATGACCCTTCGATGACCCAGCCGATGATGTACAGCCTGATCGAGGCCAAGCGCTCCGTGCGCAAGCTGTACACCGAGTCCCTGATCGGACGAGGGGACATCAGCCAGGACGAGGCCGAGCAGGCCCTGCGCGACTACCAGGGCCGTCTCGAGCGCGTCTTCGCGGAGACGCATGCCGCCCAGACCTCGCCCATCCCGGTGATCACCAAGGATTCCGAAGCGGTTTCCGATCTGGAACGTCCTGCCGCCCAGCAGGAAGGCACCACGATCATCAAGCCGGCAAGCACTGCGGTCTCCGCAGAGGTCCTGGCGCACATCGGCAAGGCCCACGTGGCCGTACCCGAGGGCTTCACTGTCCATCCGAAGCTGAAGTCCCTGCTGGAAAAGCGCGACCAGATGTCCCGTGAGGGCAACATCGACTGGGGCTTTGCCGAAATCGCAGCCTTCGGTTCGCTGCTGATGGAAGGCGTCCCCGTACGCCTCGCCGGGCAGGACTCCCGCCGCGGAACCTTCACGCAGCGCCACGCCGTCTTCCACGACCGCGCCACCGGCGAAGAGTGGGTGCCGCTGGCTGAGCTGGACCCGAACCAGGCCAAGCTGTGGATCTACGACTCCCTGCTCTCCGAATTCGCCGCCATGGGATTCGAATACGGCTATTCGGTGGAGCGCCCTGATGCCCTTGTGCTCTGGGAAGCCCAGTTCGGTGACTTCGTCAACGGCGCCCAGACCATCATTGACGAGTTTATTTCTTCGGCCGAGCAGAAGTGGGGCCAGCGGTCCTCGCTGGTGCTGATGCTTCCGCACGGCTACGAGGGACAGGGACCGGACCACTCCTCCGCACGGATCGAGCGTTTCCTGCAGATGTGTGCCGAGGACAACATGATTGTTGCCAACCCGACCACGGGCGCCTCGCACTTCCACCTGCTGCGCCGGCAGGCATACAGCCGTCCGCGGAAGCCGCTTGTGGTCTTCACCCCCAAGCAGCTGCTGCGCCTGAAGGCGGCCGCAACGTCGGTGGAGGAGTTCACGCACGGCGAGTTCCAGCCGGTTATCGGCGAGCATGCCGAACTGGATGCGAACGCCGTCGACCGCGTACTGCTGGTGTCCGGCCGCCTGTACTACGACCTGCTGGCAAACCGCCAGAAGACCGGCGACGACAAGACGGCAATCGTCCGCGTTGAGCAGCTCTACCCGCTCCCCGTCGACGAGATCCGGGCCGCTGTGGGCAAGTACCCCAACGCGGACATCGTGTGGGCGCAGGACGAGCCGGCGAACCAGGGTCCGTGGCCCTTCATCGGCCTCAACCTGCCCCAGCACCTGGATAGCCGCCTGCGCCTGGTCTCACGCCCGGCGTCGGCCTCCACCGCTACCGGCTCTGCCAAGCGCCACGCAGTGGAGCAGGACATTCTTGTGAAGAAGGCCTTCGAACGTCAGTAGGCTAGGTTTGGGGTGGGGCGCTTCGGCGTCCCACCCTGTTTTTTTGATTCGAGAAGGTGACTAGTGGAACAACGCAGAATTCGGCTTGCTGCTGTAGGTGATGAGCTGCTGGCCGGACACGGGGATCCGCGCGCACTCGGCTGGCTGGGACGTGTCCTGGCCCGAACATCGCCCGAGAACGTCAACCTCCAGGCATACAGCCTGGCTGCACCCAACGAGGGCACCGAGGCGCTGGCCAACAGATGGCTCGCGGAAGCCGGGAGACGATTCGAAGACGGGTGCGAAAACCGCCTCGTGATCGGCTTGTCTGACCGGGACCTGGACCTTCAGCTGACGACGGCGCGAAGCCGCCTGAACCTGGCGAACATCCTCGACGGCGCCGCACAGATGAGCATCAAAGTCTTCGTGGTGGGCCC
Encoded proteins:
- a CDS encoding sulfurtransferase; the encoded protein is MEVLISPQQLHERLGAERPPVLLDVRWVLGAADGREKYLHEHLPGAVYVDMDTELSAPAVPGEGRHPLPDPAAFTEAARRWGLNDGDTVVVYDDAAGTSAARAWWLLRHAGEEDVFLLDGGLAAWRGAGLPLESGPVQPEPGTVHLSWGHMPVIGTADAARVAADGTLIDARAPERYRGESEPVDPRAGHIPGAVNRPSTDNLTPDGSFRAPEELGRAFEALGVRPDRPVAAYCGSGIFASHEVAALALAGITAALYPGSWSQWSNTPGTPAAVGADPGRPENPPEKG
- a CDS encoding MBL fold metallo-hydrolase produces the protein MKMTKFTHSCVRFEQGGHVLVLDPGTFSEVETALKDADAILVTHEHADHLDRPRVLAAMQEQPSLELHAPAGLAALLREEAGPEVAGRIHDVEPNTSFTVAGFGIQSFGGQHALIHPLIPLVANIGYLVEGRVYHPGDSFVVPNGLRPRTVLVPVHAPWSKAGEVIDFVIATGAERAYPIHEGLLNERGLGMVEGHVTRFGKVYGTEFRHLDAGETVDL
- a CDS encoding Fur family transcriptional regulator codes for the protein MSSETSRTSKRAPEQRVTRQRLAVGRALDELNDFVSTQELFRLLRERGERISLATAYRVLQSMADENLVDVLRGGDGEALYRRCAVEHHHHHLVCRECGKAVEVEAPAVESWAAALGAKYGFTEVAHTVEVFGLCPECSARKG
- a CDS encoding metal ABC transporter permease, whose protein sequence is MDLRSFFDAVFDFSDYGELLPLVSNSIWAAAILGLVGGLIGTFVLMRDLAFAVHGIAELSFAGASFALLIGVNVVVGSLAGSVAAAVLLAVMGLRARDRNSIIGVIMPFGLGLGILFLGLYEGRSANKFGLLTGQIVAVDTVQLNLLAGVAAVVVAALLFIWRPLTFASADPDLAEARGVPVRTLSIVFMFLLGLSVALSIQVVGALLVLSLLITPAAAALLVTSSPRLVVFLSVLFALASSVGGILLALGGRIPISPYVTTVSFAIYLVCRVIRRMRGGHRRRELSANTATAAA
- a CDS encoding metal ABC transporter ATP-binding protein, whose protein sequence is MRLRDAGLSYGDRTLWKNLDLDINAGEFLAVLGPNGSGKTSFLKVLLGLQPLTGGTVTINGRNVQRGSKDIGYIPQQKSFSPGTPLRGRDLVGLGVDGDRWGLRLRGKPVRRRVDRLLEQVGATSYADEPVGRLSGGELQRLRAAQALATNPDLLLCDEPLLSLDLHHQQAISSLIERRCHDDGAAVVFVTHEINPVIEYVDRVLYLAGGQFRTGTPAEVLRSDVLSEMYGSRVEVLRSHGRIVVLGIPDATTHHHGESEGDLGPA
- a CDS encoding metal ABC transporter solute-binding protein, Zn/Mn family; the protein is MRRFPVRLAGTVFAAAALALAGCSGTDGGDGGEAGGSDGVVRVVASTNVYGNILAGIGGDNVDVTALIDRPSQDPHSYEASARDRLAVSKADLVVLNGGGYDTFLEKLAADEGIPAENILNAVEISGLEDSDSAEDEEGHDAGEDHHGHNHGSFNEHVWYSPEAMGRLADAAAERLGELDAGAADTFRSNAADFNAGIADIDASLAALRETAGGRDVALTEPVPDYLVEAAGLHNATPSDFTEAVEEGSDVPPHVLKEMQDLVTGGSIAFLGYNEQTSTSQTEAVRQAAVDADVPVVDFSETLPEGQDYLQWMADNTANMESVLQ
- a CDS encoding hemolysin family protein, with protein sequence MSGDLAGIFWLVVLLLGNAFFVGSEFAVMSARRSQIEPHAEAGSKRAKTTLWAMEHVSLMLACAQLGITVCSLLILSVAEPAIHHLLSVPLKAVGLPVEIADGAGFLVALLLVTFLHVTIGEMVPKNISVSVADRAVLLLAPPLVFISRLVRPIIGTLNWMANHALRLMGITPKDEVASAFTLEEMQSIVEESTKHGTVADDSGLISGALEFSGQTAGTVMVPLEELVSLGTDSTPAEFERAVGRTGFSRFVLVDDAGNLTGYMHLKDVMSIPLEAYERPITENKVRTLANLRLDDEIEDALAVMQRTGSHLARVLGPDGTTRGVLFLEDIIEQLVGEIRDATQAQGIRRTGESL
- a CDS encoding hemolysin family protein, which gives rise to MEWLYLLFGLLLILGTGFFVAVEFALVALDQPAVRRAVDEGDKAAEPLLRCLTTLSTQLSSCQLGITMTTLLTGFVMEPSVGRLLEGPLASLGLPPVAVDSVSVTVAMILATFLSMLLGELIPKNMSIAMPFRIGKALARPQLAFTVVFKPAVLLLNGFANKFLHLFGLEAKEEVSGARTPSELSSMARRSAEMGTLDKGTADFLSRTFSFAGRTAADVMTPRIRLETIDAEQPVADVIEAARRTGYSRFPVLGDSPDDIRGVVHVKKAVAVPRSRRATLPAAAIMSEILRVPETVHLDSLLSELRNANLQLAVVLDEYGGTAGVATLEDLVEEIVGEVSDEHDKAKPGVLQSASGAWYFPGIMRPDEVSALVPLLRMPDEAGYETVGGYIMAELGRIAEAGDRVEVPGGVLEVERMDGRRIDRVSFIPAEEGAGSGQAEHIQDEDNAGRSTERQARREGIR